A genomic window from Homalodisca vitripennis isolate AUS2020 unplaced genomic scaffold, UT_GWSS_2.1 ScUCBcl_4520;HRSCAF=10733, whole genome shotgun sequence includes:
- the LOC124372975 gene encoding LOW QUALITY PROTEIN: short coiled-coil protein B-like (The sequence of the model RefSeq protein was modified relative to this genomic sequence to represent the inferred CDS: deleted 2 bases in 2 codons), translating to MEKKTVEMSQTSDALMRGRSFDSIPSTFTNGSSSPGPHSLDPDISPDEIEEKSRLISQVLELQNTLDDLSQRVDSVKEENMKLKSENQVLGQYIENLMSASSVFQSTSPKNKKKEISHTFCY from the exons ATGGAGAAGAAAACTGTTGAAATGTCTCAAACATCAGATGCTTTGATGCGGGGACGCAGTTTTGATTCCATACCATCTACATTTACTAATGGAAGCAGTAGTCCTGGACCTCATa GTCTGGATCCAGATATAAGTCCAGATGAA ATAGAAGAAAAGTCTCGCTTAATTTCACAAGTTTTGGAACTTCAAAACACTCTAGATG ATTTATCTCAGAGAGTTGATAGTGTTAAAGAAGAGAACATGAAATTGAAGTCTGAA AATCAAGTGCTCGGCCAGTACATAGAAAATCTCATGTCTGCCTCAAGTGTATTCCAGTCAACTTCACCAAAgaacaagaagaaagaaataagccACACATTCTGTTATA